From a region of the Janthinobacterium sp. 61 genome:
- a CDS encoding ABC transporter ATP-binding protein — protein MLEISQLRAGYGAINVLWDVSLSIQKGKLTTIIGPNGAGKTTLLRAIMGLLPVGAGSIALDGVGINGTPTWKMSDARVTMIPEGRMTFRDMSVEENLIMGAFPKEHRSHMPVRLAEAYAMFPRLHERRKQLAGSLSGGEAQMLAMARGLMSDPSLLIIDEPSLGLAPLVVNELFEILARLNDGRRTIILVEQNTARAVGVADHVYLMQSGKVALSQAASEVDLEHLHELYFAR, from the coding sequence ATGCTTGAAATTAGTCAACTGCGCGCCGGCTATGGCGCCATCAATGTGCTGTGGGATGTGTCGCTGTCCATCCAGAAAGGCAAGCTGACCACCATCATCGGCCCGAACGGGGCCGGCAAAACCACCCTGCTGCGCGCCATCATGGGTTTGCTGCCCGTGGGCGCGGGCAGCATCGCGCTCGATGGCGTGGGCATCAATGGCACACCGACGTGGAAGATGAGTGACGCGAGGGTCACCATGATACCCGAGGGGCGCATGACCTTCCGTGACATGAGTGTGGAAGAAAACCTGATCATGGGCGCCTTCCCGAAAGAGCACCGCAGCCACATGCCGGTGCGCCTGGCCGAAGCCTACGCCATGTTCCCGCGCCTGCACGAGCGCCGCAAGCAGTTGGCCGGGTCACTATCGGGTGGCGAGGCGCAGATGCTGGCCATGGCGCGGGGCTTGATGTCGGACCCGTCGCTATTGATCATCGACGAACCTTCGCTGGGTCTGGCGCCGCTGGTGGTCAACGAGCTGTTCGAGATCCTCGCGCGCCTGAACGATGGCCGGCGCACCATCATCCTCGTCGAGCAAAACACGGCGCGCGCCGTGGGCGTGGCCGATCACGTCTACCTGATGCAGAGCGGCAAAGTGGCGCTGTCGCAGGCCGCTTCCGAGGTCGATCTCGAGCATCTGCACGAACTCTATTTTGCGCGCTGA
- a CDS encoding ABC transporter ATP-binding protein produces the protein MLELDNVSVRFGGLTAVDAVTLNVGSHDVIGLVGANGAGKTTLFNAISGLVRPTSGHIRFDGRDIMATPMYQRARLGLGRTFQIPQPMHELTVRENLIVAQRFGTGKVDQRKIDEILDFTSLADKAGRDAASELALTELKALEVAKALATNPKLLLLDEVLAGLETNGKRRFMGMLKDLHAAFGVGIVMIEHDIETISNLCQRVAVLNFGQLIADGTPDAVFRDPAVIQSYTGAVHA, from the coding sequence ATGCTTGAACTCGATAATGTCTCCGTGCGCTTCGGCGGCCTGACGGCCGTCGATGCCGTCACCCTGAACGTGGGCAGCCACGACGTGATCGGCCTCGTCGGCGCCAACGGTGCCGGCAAGACCACGCTGTTCAATGCGATTTCCGGCCTGGTGCGCCCCACCAGTGGCCACATCCGCTTCGACGGGCGCGACATCATGGCCACGCCCATGTACCAGCGCGCCCGGCTTGGGCTGGGCCGCACCTTCCAGATTCCGCAGCCCATGCATGAACTGACGGTGCGCGAAAACCTCATCGTGGCGCAGCGCTTCGGCACCGGCAAGGTGGATCAGCGCAAGATCGATGAAATCCTCGATTTCACCAGCCTGGCGGACAAGGCCGGGCGCGACGCTGCCAGCGAACTGGCGCTGACGGAACTGAAGGCGCTGGAAGTGGCCAAGGCGCTGGCCACCAATCCGAAACTGCTGCTGCTCGATGAAGTGCTGGCAGGCCTGGAAACGAACGGCAAGCGCCGCTTCATGGGCATGCTCAAGGACTTGCATGCCGCCTTTGGCGTAGGCATCGTCATGATCGAGCACGATATCGAAACCATCAGCAATCTGTGCCAGCGCGTGGCCGTGCTCAATTTTGGCCAGCTGATCGCCGATGGCACGCCGGACGCCGTGTTCCGCGATCCAGCCGTCATCCAAAGCTATACGGGAGCAGTTCATGCCTGA
- a CDS encoding branched-chain amino acid ABC transporter permease, with the protein MKRSTLISTTGLLLAAYVAVPLALGGNQYVMSMVVAALIIGGVAMSWALLGNLGGMVSFGHAAFFGVGAYVSALTTVKLGLPVFAAMLLGGVGAAAAAVIMLPVLRLRGPYFALAILAYAHIFRILATEWSALTGGAGGVNNIPTLPTVFGFDLASKTGAYLVVLTLVVACALAYSRIRSSHYGIALRAMHDSEDATRVVGVNSTLLKGMMLLVSAFMAGLFGAFNAHYINFLEPDYAFNSLWVTLPIVAAIFGGYRTILGPVLGAVVVYLVDQLIFKSLIPTGHQLVLGVLLVAMIVFSPNGLLPLLRKWLKKAMIKEKSHA; encoded by the coding sequence ATGAAGCGCTCGACACTGATATCCACGACGGGCCTTCTGCTGGCCGCGTATGTCGCCGTGCCGCTGGCCCTTGGCGGCAACCAGTATGTGATGAGCATGGTGGTGGCGGCCCTGATCATCGGCGGCGTGGCCATGTCCTGGGCCCTGCTGGGCAACCTGGGCGGCATGGTCAGCTTCGGCCATGCGGCGTTCTTCGGCGTGGGCGCGTATGTCTCCGCGCTGACCACCGTGAAACTGGGCTTGCCCGTGTTTGCCGCCATGCTGCTGGGCGGCGTCGGCGCTGCGGCGGCAGCCGTCATCATGCTACCCGTGCTGCGCCTGCGCGGGCCGTATTTTGCGCTGGCCATCCTCGCCTACGCCCACATCTTCCGCATCCTGGCCACGGAATGGAGTGCGCTGACGGGCGGCGCCGGCGGCGTCAACAATATTCCCACCCTGCCCACCGTCTTCGGCTTTGATTTGGCCAGCAAGACGGGCGCCTACCTGGTGGTGCTGACCCTCGTCGTGGCCTGCGCGCTGGCGTACAGTCGCATCCGTTCCAGCCATTACGGCATCGCCCTGCGCGCCATGCACGACAGCGAAGACGCCACGCGCGTCGTCGGCGTCAACAGCACCCTGTTGAAAGGCATGATGCTGCTCGTGTCGGCCTTCATGGCCGGCCTGTTCGGCGCCTTCAACGCCCACTACATCAACTTCCTGGAACCGGACTACGCCTTCAACAGCCTGTGGGTCACCTTGCCCATCGTGGCGGCCATCTTCGGCGGCTACCGCACGATACTCGGCCCCGTGCTGGGCGCCGTGGTGGTCTACCTGGTAGACCAGCTCATTTTCAAGTCGCTGATACCCACCGGGCACCAGCTGGTGCTGGGCGTGCTGCTGGTGGCGATGATTGTCTTCAGTCCGAACGGCCTGCTGCCGCTGCTACGAAAATGGCTGAAAAAAGCGATGATCAAGGAGAAATCCCATGCTTGA